One part of the Vicia villosa cultivar HV-30 ecotype Madison, WI linkage group LG6, Vvil1.0, whole genome shotgun sequence genome encodes these proteins:
- the LOC131614791 gene encoding probable pectinesterase 15, translating into MSHLPFFIIFFVLTINTISLTITNSCDDSLWSSSLTNDYNVTLVLRVDKKNCGNFSTIQEAVNNVPDSSLQFTLVIIDSGIYREKVVVNEKKTKLIIQGQGYPNTIIEWGDFGNRTGTFDSYTFGVFASEFIAYNISFKNTFPRPPSQGAKGAQAVALRANGDKAAFYGCGFYGEQDTLHDDLGRHYYKGCFIQGSIDFIFGNARSLYEDCFLNSVANSDWVGDGGYITAQGQNSTTDNSGFSFVNCNISGTGRILLGRPWRLYAKVIFSTTYMSTVVSPIGWNDMVGDNSANQTVFFGEHNCKGPGAQTASPPRAFFGKQLKDNEAAPYINISYIDGIEWLHQI; encoded by the exons ATGAGCCACCTtcctttcttcatcatcttctttgttCTAACTATAAACACTATATCACTAACAATCACTAACTCCTGTGACGACTCACTGTGGAGCTCTAGTCTCACAAATGATTACAATGTAACCCTTGTACTCAgggttgataaaaaaaattgtggcAACTTTTCAACTATTCAAGAAGCCGTAAACAATGTGCCTGATTCAAGTTTACAATTTACTCTTGTGATTATTGACTCGGGCATCTACag GGAGAAGGTAGTAGTTAATGAGAAAAAGACAAAGTTGATTATTCAAGGTCAAGGCTATCCTAATACAATTATAGAATGGGGTGATTTTGGAAATCGGACTGGAACCTTCGACAGTTACACTTTTGGTGTCTTTGCCTCAGAATTCATTGCCTACAATATCAGTTTTAAG AACACTTTTCCTCGACCTCCGTCACAAGGAGCTAAAGGAGCCCAGGCAGTTGCACTGAGGGCTAATGGAGACAAAGCAGCATTTTACGGATGTGGATTTTATGGTGAGCAAGACACCCTTCATGATGACCTAGGAAGACATTACTACAAAGGATGTTTTATTCAAGGATCCATCGATTTTATATTCGGAAATGCAAGGTCACTTTATGAG GATTGTTTCTTAAACTCTGTAGCAAACTCCGACTGGGTTGGTGATGGAGGATATATCACAGCCCAGGGACAGAATTCAACTACAGATAACTCTGGATTCTCATTTGTGAATTGCAACATCAGTGGTACTGGGAGAATATTGCTCGGAAGACCTTGGAGACTATATGCCAAAGTCATTTTCTCAACCACTTACATGTCTACAGTTGTAAGTCCTATTGGATGGAATGACATGGTTGGCGATAACTCAGCAAACCA GACTGTGTTTTTTGGAGAGCACAACTGCAAGGGACCTGGAGCACAAACAGCATCCCCTCCAAGAGCCTTTTTCGGAAAGCAGCTCAAGGATAATGAAGCTGCTCCTTACATCAATATTTCATATATTGATGGAATTGAATGGCTTCATCAGATTTAG
- the LOC131614792 gene encoding uncharacterized protein LOC131614792: MATKGSNGAGVWRKVDYSRKSLPRWDITNGDEAIELFYEFKAFGEIMEFVIPPKKDKYGRRYGFVRFVNVPDVKSLEIKLDNMFLDGRKLHVNLTRFNRPVLMQIFSYQKERRVFKGEPAGEKRGY, encoded by the exons ATGGCCACTAAAGGTTCTAACGGTGCTGGTGTTTGGAGGAAGGTGGATTACAGTAGGAAGTCGTTACCTAGGTGGGATATCACTAATGGAG ATGAAGCCATTGAATTGTTTTACGAGTTCAAAGCCTTTGGAGAAATTATGGAGTTTGTGATTCCACCTAAAAAGGATAAATATGGTAGGAGATATGGTTTTGTGAGGTTTGTTAATGTGCCGGATGTAAAATCTCTTGAGATCAAACTAGACAACATGTTTCTTGATGGTAGGAAGCTGCATGTTAACTTGACGAGATTCAACAGACCTGTTCTTATGCAGATATTTTCATATCAGAAGGAAAGAAGGGTGTTTAAGGGAGAACCGGCGGGTGAGAAGAGGGGTTATTAG
- the LOC131612533 gene encoding phosphopantothenoylcysteine decarboxylase subunit VHS3-like: MHSSTSAHAPCILKQSINEDDDEDNDASDEIHEDDLSDEDEISDEFQEDDISDDDIGDDLQDDDLSDEEEDDVDDNKLEKFK; the protein is encoded by the exons ATGCATTCATCTACATCGGCTCATGCTCCATGTATTCTAAAG CAAAGTatcaatgaagatgatgatgaggacAACGACGCAAGTGATGAAATTCATGAGGACGACTTAAGTGATGAGGATGAAATAAGTGATGAATTTCAAGAAGACGACATAAGTGATGACGACATAGGTGATGACCTTCAAGATGACGATTTAAGTGATGAAGAAGAGGATGATGTAGATGACAACAAGTTGGAAAAATTTAAATGA